In the Vespa crabro chromosome 10, iyVesCrab1.2, whole genome shotgun sequence genome, one interval contains:
- the LOC124427753 gene encoding NADH dehydrogenase [ubiquinone] 1 beta subcomplex subunit 5, mitochondrial isoform X2 encodes MYYDKKSAGGKMAVWSIFLRSTSQKLSRLPTLLLKEPSINNQIRCMSHDQVMMIKSTRWQWSKCKDLLHFYVMLGVIPLSILTFCVNVFVGPATLEPIPEGYTPKPWEYYRHPITRFLVRYVYVTHQQDYEKYLNIIYLEQELRKTRMLQARIEELIEQRSDYKYFYYVPVTAKYVHRARYDYDKEDTYKTFSK; translated from the exons ATGTATTACGACAAAAAA TCTGCAGGAGGCAAAATGGCAGTCTGGAGTATATTTCTGCGTTCTACGAGCCAAAAACTAAGTAGACTTCCTACATTATTGTTAAAAGAACCTTCTATAAATa ATCAGATAAGATGTATGTCACATGACCaagtaatgatgataaaaagtaCTAGATGGCAATGGTCAAAATGTAAAGATCTGCTACATTTCTATGTTATGTTGGGTGTAATACCATTATCAATCTTGACATTTTGCGTAAATGTGTTCGTGGGTCCAGCAACACTTGAACCTATACCAGAAGGATATACGCCAAAGCCTTGGGAATATTATAga cATCCCATAACCAGATTTCTTGTtcgttatgtatatgtaacgCATCAGCaagattatgaaaaatatttaaatattatatacttagaACAAGAACTTAGAAAAACAAGAATGCTTCAAGCACGTATTGAAGAATTGATCGAACAACGAAGCGATTATAAATACTTCTACTATGTACCAGTAACTGCCAAATATGTTCACCGGGCTAGATATGACTATGACAAGGAAGATACTTATAAGACTTTctcaaaataa
- the LOC124427753 gene encoding NADH dehydrogenase [ubiquinone] 1 beta subcomplex subunit 5, mitochondrial isoform X1 → MYSLIYLSAGGKMAVWSIFLRSTSQKLSRLPTLLLKEPSINNQIRCMSHDQVMMIKSTRWQWSKCKDLLHFYVMLGVIPLSILTFCVNVFVGPATLEPIPEGYTPKPWEYYRHPITRFLVRYVYVTHQQDYEKYLNIIYLEQELRKTRMLQARIEELIEQRSDYKYFYYVPVTAKYVHRARYDYDKEDTYKTFSK, encoded by the exons ATGTATAG TCTCATTTATCTG TCTGCAGGAGGCAAAATGGCAGTCTGGAGTATATTTCTGCGTTCTACGAGCCAAAAACTAAGTAGACTTCCTACATTATTGTTAAAAGAACCTTCTATAAATa ATCAGATAAGATGTATGTCACATGACCaagtaatgatgataaaaagtaCTAGATGGCAATGGTCAAAATGTAAAGATCTGCTACATTTCTATGTTATGTTGGGTGTAATACCATTATCAATCTTGACATTTTGCGTAAATGTGTTCGTGGGTCCAGCAACACTTGAACCTATACCAGAAGGATATACGCCAAAGCCTTGGGAATATTATAga cATCCCATAACCAGATTTCTTGTtcgttatgtatatgtaacgCATCAGCaagattatgaaaaatatttaaatattatatacttagaACAAGAACTTAGAAAAACAAGAATGCTTCAAGCACGTATTGAAGAATTGATCGAACAACGAAGCGATTATAAATACTTCTACTATGTACCAGTAACTGCCAAATATGTTCACCGGGCTAGATATGACTATGACAAGGAAGATACTTATAAGACTTTctcaaaataa